Below is a window of Zymoseptoria tritici IPO323 chromosome 12, whole genome shotgun sequence DNA.
CTCTTTCAACTTCTCACCCGCAACCTCCGTGCCTGCCAGCGCACCTTCCTTGACCTGAATCTTCTTCCCTCTCGGACTATCCCACCCAGTCTTCTCGCCCAACAGCCCCTTGAACACACCAGCAACCATATCCTCATCTTGAGCCAGATAATAGACCACCGCATTCGGACCCGCATCGAATGTATACGCCGCATACGTCTTGCCCTCTGGATGCAGCGCGTTGATAGCCTCGACCATCCTCACCGCCGCTCGACTCGTATCGTTCATGTAGAAAATCGGCGGTTGTGTATCCAGACACGTCGCATGGAAGTTGTTACTATCCTTCATCGACAACACCGCAAACGCTTCAAAGTCTCGGTTGTGAATCGCCTTCTCCATAGCCTTCATCCTCTTTGGCACGACTTCTTCCGCGCGATGTGCGAAGAGTGCTGAAGTAGCCACAGTCTGTTGCATGCCCGCTGTGCTGGAgacgtccttcttctccgccgacgCAACGAGGATAATGGCACGCATATCCGGCCAGTGGGATGCTGGACTGACTTCGTAGGCGAAACTGTCCGATCCATCCGCCTGCTCGCCTTTTTGCCAGGCGACGTAGCCACCCATCAGACTGCGACATGCCGAGCCGGAGCCTTGACGAGCGATGCGGGAGAGGTCGGTGGGCGAAGAGGGCAGGGCGTAGAGGTTTGCGATGGCGCGGACGAGGGCGGCGAAGCCCGCGGCGGAAGAAGCGAGACCAGCGGCGGTGGGGAAGTTGTTCTCCGAGACGATTTTGAGGTGTTGGGTGGAGAGTTTGGGGAGCGACGGATCGGAGGATTCCAAGTCGGCGCGGAGGGAGCGGAGCTCGCGGAGGCAGGCTTGTGTGCGGGCGCCGGAGATGTCTTGGGGTTGAGAgttgagggtgagggagtcggaggtgaaggagggcGAGCACGAGGCGGTGGTGTGGGTGCGGAGGTCGTCCTGGGAGAGAGTCACGGAGAGGGAGGCATTGGTGGGGAGGTTGAGTTTCGTGTCGCGTTTGCCCCAGTACTTGATGACGGCGATGTTGACGGGAGCGAAAGTGCTGGCCCGGGTGAtgtcgtcggcggaggaggaggaagccatGCTGGTTGAGGGGGTATGGGGTGGCGGTGGAGCGGAGAGGGACAGTAAGGTTGTTGAATTGTTCCAGTCGAGATCTTAATTATTATGCAGAGACGTGGAAGAATTATGCACAAGGGTCCAAGCTATCACGAGGATCGTCTCAACTTTTTATGCagcttcgacttcatcatcaaCGACTTTCTTTCAACTCgttctcttctctctctctctctctctcttcacTGCATTTGTTCAACATGCGACCCGAAGACTCCTCGGAGGCTGAGAAATGCCCTGTCGATCCGCGAACACGAGAAATCTGGCTCGAAGCCGCCAAAGCAAAAGGCTCCTCAGAAACACCGCCAAAGATTAAATCTCCCGCACCCTCAAACCTCCCACCAGCCCGCTGGTCTCTCGACACATCCTCATGGCAGCCCTTATCAAC
It encodes the following:
- the MVD1 gene encoding MVD1, mevalonate pyrophosphate decarboxylase (Mevalonate pyrophosphate decarboxylase, essential enzyme involved in the biosynthesis of isoprenoids and sterols, including ergosterol) gives rise to the protein MASSSSADDITRASTFAPVNIAVIKYWGKRDTKLNLPTNASLSVTLSQDDLRTHTTASCSPSFTSDSLTLNSQPQDISGARTQACLRELRSLRADLESSDPSLPKLSTQHLKIVSENNFPTAAGLASSAAGFAALVRAIANLYALPSSPTDLSRIARQGSGSACRSLMGGYVAWQKGEQADGSDSFAYEVSPASHWPDMRAIILVASAEKKDVSSTAGMQQTVATSALFAHRAEEVVPKRMKAMEKAIHNRDFEAFAVLSMKDSNNFHATCLDTQPPIFYMNDTSRAAVRMVEAINALHPEGKTYAAYTFDAGPNAVVYYLAQDEDMVAGVFKGLLGEKTGWDSPRGKKIQVKEGALAGTEVAGEKLKEGISRVILTSVGDGPRKTEEHLC